One Methylocystis iwaonis genomic window, AGGCGGTCCCCGCCGGCCACAGATGACAGGGTATTCCGGCCTCGAGCAGGCGCGCGCGATTGGCGTCGGCCACCCTTGGCGCGACCCAGCAAATGTGAAGCGGCTTTTGCGACCCTGCATCCCGAGACTTGCGAAGCGCGACCGCAACCGCGTCGCCCACTTCCGGCATGAGCGCGGAGCGTTGCAGCAACACGGGAACAACCGCGTCGACTTCGTCGCTCCTCATGAGCGCTTCGACCGCAGCCCCATACATCTGCGGAAATCGCGCCCAGTCGGTCGTCACGTCGACCGGATTGGCGGGCGATCCATGCGGCGGCAGCGTCTGTGCAATTTTTTGCTGCAACTCCGGCGAGAGTTCCGGAACGGCGAGGCCTTGCGATTCCAGTAGGTCGGTCAGTTCGACGCCGACGCCGCCCGAATTGGTGATGATGCCGATCCGTCGCCCCCGCAAGGGCGGCTGACGAGCGAGAGACGCTGCGACCTCGAGCAGCGAAAATCCGTCGTCGACGACATGCGCGCCAGCTTGACGCAGCGCCGCCTCGGCGACCACGGAGTCGCTCGAAAGCGCCGCCGTATGACTCGCAGCCGCGCGTTGCGCCGAAGGATTCCTGCCTGTCTTCAACGCGACGACCGGCTTGGACGACGTTATCGCTGCAATCGTCTCGAAAAGGCGACGGCCATCACGAAACGACTCGAGCAGCAGCGCAATGACGCGCGTCTCGGGATCGCTGCCGAGATAGGCGATGATATCCGCTTCATCGACATCCGCCTTGTTCCCGAGCGCCACGATTTTCGAGAATCCCATGCCCTCGTCGATCGAGCGCGAATAAGCGGCCATCCCATAGGCGCCGCTCTGCGTGACGAGCGATATGCCGCCTTTTCTCGGAAGTCCGATGGAAAGCGAGGCGTTGAGCCCGCAATGCGCATTGATGACGCCAAAGCAATTGGGCCCGACCAGCCGAACGCTATGTGTTCGCGCGGCCTCGATCGCCTTTTGCTGCAAGAGGGCGCCTTCCGCGCCTGTTTCGGCAAAGCCGCCGGAAATGACGACGGCGACGGGTATGCTTGCGCGGCCGCAATCCTCGATGACCGATGGGAGCGTCGCGGCCGGCGTCACGATGATGGCGAGATCGACAG contains:
- a CDS encoding acetate--CoA ligase family protein, which encodes MSDWRTALFNPRRVAVVGASATPGKAGALFLSNLASAESGFAGDVIGIHPSATELLGRPTFPRLDAAPSPVDLAIIVTPAATLPSVIEDCGRASIPVAVVISGGFAETGAEGALLQQKAIEAARTHSVRLVGPNCFGVINAHCGLNASLSIGLPRKGGISLVTQSGAYGMAAYSRSIDEGMGFSKIVALGNKADVDEADIIAYLGSDPETRVIALLLESFRDGRRLFETIAAITSSKPVVALKTGRNPSAQRAAASHTAALSSDSVVAEAALRQAGAHVVDDGFSLLEVAASLARQPPLRGRRIGIITNSGGVGVELTDLLESQGLAVPELSPELQQKIAQTLPPHGSPANPVDVTTDWARFPQMYGAAVEALMRSDEVDAVVPVLLQRSALMPEVGDAVAVALRKSRDAGSQKPLHICWVAPRVADANRARLLEAGIPCHLWPAGTASALAATSARAADARPNTVAASSAAPALCDADGWAPTPQAFSLLAQAGFPIEPLVCVSSAEEAAAAAEHMGFPVVLKAERPGLVHKSDQGAVRLGLADRDSVARAFTDFSHRLGPGPALLQRQAKPGLELVIGGRRDPSFGPIVLAGLGGVWIEAFNDIGVRLAPIDIDEAVRMVEKLKGRRLFEGFRGAPPIDILMFARLLADVSQWFAAASWLDELDINPLIASGDGFEIVDVRMRIRNAEGDPHA